The Prosthecobacter vanneervenii region GTCTGCAGCGTCGTCAGCAGCCGCCCCATCGCTTTCCCGGCGTGCCAGCCTTGAGCGATGAGGTCTGCGCCTGTGATCAGACGCGGAGGGAGCATGGGCTCGGCAGCCAGTTCCTCCCGCTTTGCCAGCAGAAAGTCATAGTTGTCCAGCCAGCCATTTGAACCCATGCAGTCCACGCGGTGCAGGGCCAGTTCGTCATCAAACGATGGGCGTGCCATGAAGCGTCGCAGCTTGGCGGTGCGCATCTTTTTAACGTCCTTGAAGACCATGTGGTTCTCCACCGCCACCACGGTGGGCTCGATGACGTCATTCGGAAACTTCATGCGCCGCATGATCTCGCCGGTCATATCCGCGCCCAGCTTGTCGTGGCCGTTGAAGCGGATGCGGCCAGTGTCGGCATCGCGCGTCTGTGTGGCCGGTTTGGCGATATCGTGCAGCAGCACGCTCATGACCAGCGGCAGGGACACCTGCTCCGGCAGCAGGCTGAGCATCAGCCGCGTGTGGATGAAGACATCTCCCTCCGGATGAAACTGCGGCGGCTGCTCGCAGCCCTGCAGCACCAGAATCTCCGGCAGGAACTGCTCCATGAGACCGCTGTTCACCAGCAGATCAAAGCCACGCACTCGGTTCGGGCTCAGCATCGTCTTCACAAACTCCTCTCGGATGCGCTCGATGCTCACGCTTCTGATCTTCGGTGCCAGCCCGCAAATGGACTCCCAGGTGGCGTGCTCGATGTCAAAACCCAGCACCGTGGCAAAGCGGACCGCGCGCAGCATGCGCAGGTGGTCCTCCTCAAAGCGGTCCCGCGCCACGCCGATGGCGCGCAGCAGGCCCATGCGCAGGTCCGCCTGGCCACCCACGTAGTCGATCACCTCCTCTTTGAGCGGATCAAAAAACAAGCCGTTGATGGTGAAGTCACGCCGCTGGGCATCGTGCTCAGGCGTGGAGTAGGTCACGCTGTCAGGGCGGCGGCCGTCGCTGTAGCTGCCGTCGCTGCGAAAGGTGGCCACCTCCACGTGGTGGTGGTCCAGGCGCACGATCACCACGCCAAAGTGCGCACCGACCGTTTGCGCTCCGGGAAACAGCCGCACCACCTGCTCCGGCGTGGCGCTGGTGGCCACGTCGTAGTCCTTGGCCTCGCGGCCCAGCAGCATGTCCCGCACGCAGCCGCCCGCCAGCAGGGCCGTGTGTCCGGCTTGCGTCAGTTTGGTGATGACCTTGATGGCGGTGTCTCTCATCCAGCCAGCTTCAGCGCAGCCCCGCTGCCGTGCAATCTTCATTCCGCTTTCCGCTGTTCAAAACCCAGACTCGCGCTAAAATCCCTCCCCCTATTATGGACCCACTCATCGAAATGCTGCACAACAACTCCAGGCGCTCCCATCACGAGATGGCCGCAGCCCTGGGCCTCACGGAATCCGAAGTCGCTTCACGGATCGCCGCCGCCGAGGCTGATGGCACCATTCTGGGTTACAGCGCCGTGGTGGACCGCCTGAAAGCGGGGCACCGTGGTGTCACAGCATTGATCGAGGTGCGGATCGCACCCGAGCGCGACGGCGGATTTGACCGCCTGGCACGCCGCATTTCCAAATTTGACCAGGTCCGCGAATGCTTCCTCATGAGCGGCGGCTATGACTTGGCTGTGATCGTCGAGGGCAAGGACCTGCTCGACGTGGCAACTTTTGTGGCTGAAAAACTCAGCACCCTCGGCGGCGTGCTTTCCACGGCCACTCGCTTCCAGCTGAAGGCGTACAAAGAGGGCGGATTTTTCGCAAATTCCGGCGGTGACGAAGAGCGCCTGCCGGTGAGTCCATGATTTAAGAGGAGCCTGTGATCATGGATTACGACAACAAGATTTCCACCATCATTCGCGACCTGCCGCGCTCCGGCATCCGCGATTTCTTTGAGCTCGTCATCGGCCGCTCCGACGTCATCTCCCTTGGCGTAGGCGAGCCCGACAAGCCCACTCCCTGGCCCATTCGCGAGGCGGTCATCCGCTCCCTGGAGAAAGGCCAGACCAGCTACACCTCCAATCTCGGCCTCGAAGCCCTGCGCGTAGGTATCAGCGAATACGTCACCAAGCACTTCCGCACCACGTATGACCCCAAGACGGAGATCCTCGTGACGGTGGGTGTTTCTGAGGCGCTGGACATCGCCTTCCGCGCGGTGCTCAATCCGGGAGATGAGGTGATCTATCATGAGCCCTGCTACGTTTCCTACAGCCCAAGCATCAAGATGGCCTACGGTGTGCCCGTCGTGGTGCAGACGCGGGAGGAGAATGAGTTTGCTCTCATGGCTGAGGATGTGGAGAAGGCCATCACGCCAAAGACGAAGGTCATCGCGCTGAACTTCCCCACCAACCCCACCGGCGGCATCATGCCGCACGAGGAGCTGGCCAAGATCGCCGCACTGGCGGTGAAGCATGACCTCTTTGTCTTCACTGACGAGATCTATAGCGAGCTGCTCTATGACGGCCGTCAGCACAAGAGCATCGTGGAGTTTCCCGGCATGCGTGAGCGCACCGTGCTGCTCCACGGCTTCAGCAAGGCCTTTGCCATGACCGGCTGGCGCCTTGGCTATGCCTGCGCCCCGGCCCCGCTGCGCGAGGCCATGATGAAAATCCACCAGTACTGCATGCTCTGCGCCCCGATCATGAGCCAGATGGCCGGCATCGAGGCGCTCAAGATGGGCGAGGCCGCCTACGAGGACATGCGCCAGAGCTACGAGCAGCGGCGCAATCTCATCGTGAGCCGCCTCAATGGCATGGGCCTGCACTGCTTCAATCCGGGCGGGGCATTCTATGTCTTCCCTGAGATCCGCAGCACCGGACTGACCAGCAAAGAATTCGCCATCCAGCTTCTGGAAAAAAAGAGCGTGGCCGTAGTTCCTGGCAGCGCTTTCAGCAGTGCAGGGGAAGGCTTCGTCCGCTGCTGCTACGCCACGGCACCGGAACTCATCGCCAAGGCCATGGATCTCATGGAAGAGTTTGTGAACGAGGTGTGCGGCAAGTAGCGCTTCTCCGCTCAAACAGATTCGTCAGGCCTGCAGGCAAACGCACTTCTGGTGCTTGTCTGCAGGCCTTTCTCTTTTCAGCGATCAAGCCACCAGCCCCGGCAGGCTCGTGCTTGTGCTCGATCCAAACGCATCGGCCTCGATCCCCATCCGCTGGAGCATCTGCACAAAGAGATTGCACATCGGCTGGTTGTTCTTGGCATCAAACGCCAGGTGCTGGCCATGCTTGAATCCACCGCCCGCAAAGAGCAGCGGCAGGTTGTGCCAGTCATGGCTGTTGGCATTGCCCAGGTTGCTGCCCAGAAGGATCATGGTGTTGTCCAACAAAGTGCCGTTGGCTTCCTTCTTGGCCTTGAGAGCGGTAAGCAGACCGTTGAAGGCTTCAAACTCGGCGCGCTCGATGCGCTGCAACTGCTCGATCTTCTCCGGGTCCTGGCCGTGGTGGGAGAGATTGTGATGAGCCATCGTCACTCCCTTCACCAGCGGCACATCTCCCCTGCCCTGGATGAGCACGGTGATGGCGCGCGTGCTGTCCGTCTGCAAGGCCAGCGGGATGAGGTCAAACAGCAGGCGCATGCGGGCGATGAGGTCGGCCTCGTTTTCCACATCGGTGGGCGGCTTGGCGTCCACCTTGGGCTTGGGCTTCTGCACCCAGGCTTCAGACTTCAGCATTCGCTCCTCCATCTCGCGCACCGAGGTGTAGTACTCATCCAGCTTCTCCTTGTCGGCTGCGCCCACACGATTCTCGAACCTCTTGGCCTCGGCCATCACGGTGTCCATGATACTGCGTCCTTCCTTCAGCTTGCGCATCTGGTTGCTGATCTCAACGGGTGTTCCATCGAGGAAGAGTTTGGCAAAGACCTGCGAGGGCTTTGAACTGGACGGCACCATGACACCGCTGCGTGTGTAGCTCTGGCTGCCCTGCCCCGCCGTGCTGAGCACCAGCGAGGGATAGCGCGTCTCATGGCCGATCTTTTCAGCCACCAGCTGATCGATGGAGACCGTGTTGCGAAACCCACCGAGCCCCGGACCGCGTGCCGAGGTGAGCCAGGTCTGCTCAGAGGTATGCCCATCCGCACCAGCCTGGTCCGGGTGAGAGACCCCGGAGAGCACGGTGAAGTCATCCCGGTGATCCTTCAGCGTCTCCAGATAAGGTGTCAGCGTGTAGGCCCGGCCGGTCTCCTTCGGGAAAAACGACGGGCCGTATATGCCGAGAGAGGCACAGGCAAACACCATGCGCTTGGGAGGCGTGGCTCCTGCTGCACTGGTGAGGCGCGGCATCATGGCCTCCAAAAACGGCAGGGCCAGCGAGACACCTGAGCCATGCAGAAAGGCGCGGCGGGAAAGGGCTGGGCGTGTGATCATAGGTGTGTAAGGCGGCTGGAGTAAAACGTTGGCTACTTGCTCAAAAACAAAGGTGACTGCACCACTGCATGCACCAGGGTGCGCAGGCCGGAGCCCTCGGCTTGGGTCTGGTTGGCGATGGTGTCGATGGCTTCGCGATCAGCAAACTGGATGCCTGCACCGGTGCCGTAGGTGACGAGGCTGCCTGCTAGTGCTCGCAGCACCTGATCCTGCTGCCCGAGGAGGAGCTGCTTGAAGTCGCGTATGTCTTTGAAGGTGCGGCCGTCTGCCAGCTCTCCGCTGGCATCCACCGGCAGCCCTTCTTTGTACTGCCAGATGTTCTGCCCGCGCAGCTTGCGCTTGGCGTTGGCTCCCTTCTCATTGGAGCGGTAGTTCTCACGGTAGCCACCGATGACGTCGAAACTCTCAAGCGCAAAGCCGGGAGGATCGATGTTCTTGTGGCAAGAGGCGCAGGATTCACTGTCGCGGTGCTTGGTCAGCTGCTCGCGAATGGTGGTGGAGCCCCGGGTGTCCGGCTCGATGCCACCCACACTGGCGGGCGGCGGAGGCGGGGGCTGCCCCAGCAGGTGCTTCATGACCCACGCACCGCGCAGCACGGGAGAGGTGACGGTGCCATTGGCCGTGACCTTCAGCACACTTGCATGAGTCAGCACACCGCCACGCGGACTGCCTGCAGGGAGCGAGACACGGCGGAACTGCTCTCCTGAGATGCCCGGCACCTCATAATGCTCTGCCAGACGATTGTTCAGCATGGCAAAGTCGCTTTGGATGAAATTGGCCACCGGCAGGTTGTGCTTGAGCAGCTCGCTGAAAAAAGCCTCTGTCTCCGTGACCATGCCCAGCTTCAGCAGCATGTCGTACTCAGGGTAGAGCTTGGCATCGGGAGCCGTGGCGTCGATGTTCCGCAGCTCCAGCCACTGGCCGACAAAGTTGGTCACGAAAGCTGCCGATCGCGGGCTCTTGAGCAGGCGCTCAGTCTGTGCTTTGAGGACTGCTGACTTGAGGATCTGGCCAGAAGCCGCCGCCTTCATGAGTTCATCATCCGGCATGGAGCTGGTGAGAAAGTAAGACAGACGAGAAGCCACGGCATAGGGGCTCAGCCTGCCGGGGTGCTCCTCAAGCAGCAGAAAGGCGGGAGAGGTGAGAATGGCGCGCAGACCGAGGCGCATGGCCTCCTCAAAGCCACGACCTGCGTCGAGCGCCTGGGTGGCGAGTGCGATGTATGGCGCAGCCTCATCGGCCTCCAGCGGGCGGCGAAAGGCACGGGAGGCAAAGCTCTGCAGCCCGGTGCTGACAGACTGGCGTACATCCTGGGGGGCCAATTCATAGCCGAGCGGTTTGCCATCGCGGAACTTGCGCTGTTTTTCATCCAGCTCTTTCAGCGGCACATCTCCGAGGGCTTTTTTCAGGCTGGCAGGCGGCCACTCCGAGGCAAGCGGGCCTTCCACCTCGATCCACTGCATGGCGATGCCCGAGCCCTGAAACTCTGCGGCTCCCACGTTGTAGATATTCTGCCCTTTTTTATCGCGGCCCACGTAGTCGCAGTTTACGACGATATGCTCGGTACCGTCCAGGCGTGCGGTAAACTCAAACTCACGCGGCTTGTCTGCGGGCAGCTCGCAGTAGCTGAGGAGACGCTTGAGCTTGTAGTTGTTGGCGTAAACCATGACAGTGAGGGGCTGCCCCTCGGTCTGAAAAGCATTGCCCGAGAGCCGGATGCGGTACAGTCCCGGCCCGGGGATGCGACACTGCTTCAGGCCCACCAGATAGTCTCCCGTGGTGAACATGATGACCTCCTTGTCCGTCTCCCGGAACATGACTCGGTGCCCGCTCTTGGGGTTCGTTTTGTCGCTGAGCGTGCCGGGCGGAGTGTCCAGGTTTTTGCGAATGGCCGGCTCGTCTTTATACGAGTAGCGCTTGTTGATGCCCTCCGGACGGCGGCTCAGCACGATAGCCGCATCCAGCGCGGCATCGGCCGCCTCCAGGTATTTCTCGATCTGGAGCTGGGAGAAGCGCAGCCCCTCCGCCACCGTGTCAAAGCCATGCATCGGCGTGTCCTCGGGCAGGATGTGCTTCAGCGGCAACGAGATGCCCAGAAGATCGTGCACGGTGTTTTCATACTCCGTGCGGTTCAGCCGGCGAAGCAGGGTGCGGCCGTTGTTTGCCTGCTGCGCCCGCTCGTAGCCACTGAGCGGCGTCTTGAGTGCCGCGAGAAATTGACGCTGATCTCCAGCCTCCGGCCGGGGCTTTTTGGCAGGCGGCATCTCCCCCTTTCCCACCCGGTCAAAGACCTTCACCCAGGTGTCGAAGTTCTTTTTGTCGTCAGGAGCAAACTTCAGCGCCGAGAGGTCCAGCCCGCCTTTTTTGACATCGCCATCGTGGCACTCGGTGCAGTGCTGCTCTAGAAAGGGCGCAACGGGAGGCATTGCTCCATGTGCACTGGCAAGCGCGATAAGCAAAAAGGCGGATGCAAAAACGGGAGGGCGTGACATGGCAAAAGCTGCAAGGGCAGGAACGTGCGGGGATCTTGCCAAATTGCACCGGAAACAGGCAAGCTTTTTGGCATGCCTGTCCCTTTTCTGGAATCTGGCTGCCCGTGATCCTTACTTCCCTTTCTTCTGCTTCTCCCATTCCGTGAGAAACGCCTTCTCCCGATCCAGCACATAGCTCATGTAGCCTGTGGGATCGATGAAAGGGTTCTCCTTTCCTCTGCCGAGGTGCGCATGCTTGGCCTCCATGCCATAGTAGCCGCCGTGGGCGCCCAGAAAAAGGTCCACGGGCAGAGCCTTGAGGGTGCGAAAGGTCATTTCGTAATCAGTGGCGATAGAGGGGTAGTTCTTGTTGCCCACCAGAATATAGCCGGGGTTCACATTCGGGCTGCCGATGACGACGGCGTTCAGCGCCTTGCCGCCGTCCATGACCTTCATCGTCCAGGTGGTGCAGCCGGGGGTATGGCCGGCCGTGCGGCGGGCCACCAGCACGGCGTCTCCCAGCTTCACCTCCTCGCCATCCTTCAGCCGGTGGTCCACCTTGGCGGCTGGAAACTGCGTGTAGTCCCCCTTGCCCACTCGCGATTTTGACGCACCGCCGCGCTCCACCACATCAGCGTCCTCATCCATTACATAATACTTCGCACCGGTGAGTTTGAGCATCTCCGCGCTGCCCGCGCAGTGGTCCGAATGAGCATGGCTGATGAGCAAAATGCGAATGTCCGTCAATTTAAAGCCCAGCTTTTCCACGCTGTCTCGGATCAGTGGCACGGACTCCTCCAGGCTGCTGTTGATCAGCACATGCCCCTGAGGTGTGGTGATGAGGTAGGAGGCCAGATCTCGCGACCCCACATAATAAAGATTGTCAGCGATGCGGTGCGGCGGAAACGGCTGCGTCCAGGCGGCGGTGTCGATCCCATACGCCCCCAAGGGCAGCAGGCTCAGCAGCAGCAGATGGAAAAAGGAGCGAATAAAACGAGTGTCAGTCATGGGATGGAATGGGTGTGCCGAGAATCTTCATTCGCTGCTCGTTGTTGAGCTTGCGCATATCATGGACCTCGCGATGAAACGCCTCCAGATCGCCTCCTTTTTCCTTGAGAAGACGCTCAAAGCCCGGAACCATGGTGAAATAGGTGGCCACGGTGTTGATGCGCGCATTGTTCCATGTCCTGGCTGCATGATGGATGTGCAGCTTCACATAGGGACCATCAGCGAGGGCCTTGCGCAGCATGTCATCAAAGATCCGCTGCTTGGCCTTGCGCTCCTCTTCCACACTGGGGTAGCTGCCAGCATAGACGGCTTTCAGTTTCTCGCGGGTGCTGAGCATGAGGTGCACCACCTCCCGCTGCTTGCTCAGATTGGCTTCATAGGCACGCAGGGTTTTAAAATCTCCCTTGGAGCGCAGCCAGCGGCGGACGCCGTCTTCGGCATTGGCGGTGGCAAAGGCCTCGTTGAAATCAGTATCCCCAGGCACAAAGACCTTGGCGTGCGTCAGTTCGTGGAAAATCAGCTCGGCCAGATCGGCATCGCTGCGGTGCAGGAAGGTGTTCAGCACCGGGTCTGCCAGGTATCCCAGGGTGGAGTAGGCCTCCACGCCGCCCATGAAGACATCATACCCTTTGGCCTTGAGCTTGTCCGCCTCCTGGCGTGCGTCTTTTTCATCAAAAAAGCCTCGGTACTTCAGGCTGCCCACCAGGGGGTACCACCACTTTTTCCCCTCCACGGAAAACTCCGGCGCGGCATATACCACCCAGACCACGTAGGGCCGCTGGAGATCGCAGTATTTGCCAAAGCTCTTGGTGGGCAGGTGCAGATCGCTCGCCGCAAAGGCCCGCAGCTCCTCGATGAGCTTCAGGCGCTGCTTCACGTGCTCCGCCACGCTGGGATCCGCCAGCGCCTCGGCATTGGGCCGGGATTTCCGCCAGATCTCGGACTGGCCGCTGAACGCCTGGGTGTAAAATTTCACCGTGCTGCACGCACAAAGCAGAAGGACGGGCAGCAGAGCGAACCAGTTGCGCGTTAAAATCATCCTGCCAGTGTAGGGCATCCACTCCAACCGACAAACATCAATGTCCTTCATCCACGACGATTTTCTGCTCTCCACCAAGTCTGCCAGCCGCCTCTACCACACCTTTGCCAAAGACGAGCCCATCCTGGACTACCATAATCACCTGCCGCCGAAGGACATCGCGGAAAACCGCCAGTTCAAGAACCTCTTCGAAATCTGGCTGGAGGGCGACCACTACAAATGGCGCGCCATGCGCTGCAACGGTGTCCCCGAGGAGTTCATCACCGGCAAGGCCTCCCCGCGCGACAAATTCCTCGCCTGGGCCAAAACCGTCCCCCACACCCTGCGTAATCCCCTCTACCACTGGACCCACCTGGAGCTGAAGCGCTACTTTGGCATCGACACCCTGCTGGATGAAAAGACCGCCCCCGCCATCTGGGAGCAGACCGAGGCCGCCCTGGCCAAGCCCGAGATGAGCGCCCGCGGCATCCTCCGCACGCAGAAGGTGAAGGCCCTCTGCACCACCGACGATCCCATCGACGACCTCGCCCACCACCAGAAATGCGCCGCAGACGGCTTTGAAGTCGGCGTGTATCCCACCTTCCGCCCGGACAAGGCCCTCGCCGTCCACCTCCCTGAAGCCTGGAATGCGTGGTGCGACAAGCTCAGCTCCGCCAGTGGCATCGAGGTGAAAAGCTACGCCTCCCTGCTCGATGCTCTCAAGCAGCGCCACGACTTCTTCCACAGTGTCGGTGGCCGCCTCAGCGACCACGGCCTGAACTACTGCCACTCCAATTTCGTCAGTGATGCTGAAGCCGAGCGCATCTTCCAGAAAGCCCGCTCAGGCACCGCCGCCAGCGCCCAGGAGCAGGACCAGTTTGCCAGCAACATCATGCTCCACATAGGCCGCCTCAATGCCGCCCGCGGATGGACCATGCAGCTGCACCTCGGCCCTGTGCGCAACAACAACAGCCGCCTGGCCCGCGAGATCGGCGCAGACGTCGGCTGCGACAGCATCGGCGACTACCTGCAGGCGGAGACGCTCTCCCGCTTCCTGGACCGCTTGGACACCGAAAACGCCCTGCCCAAGACCGTGCTCTACAACGTCAACCCCGCGCACAACTACGTCTTCGGCACCATGGCAGGAAACTTCGCCGACGGCACGACGCCCGGCAAAGTCCAGTTTGGCTCCGGCTGGTGGTTCGTCGATCAGAAGGAAGGCATGGAGTGGCAGATCAATGCCCTCAGCAATCTCGGCCTCCTCAGCCGCTTCATCGGCATGCTCACCGACAGCCGCAGTTTCATGAGCTTCCCCCGCCATGAGTACTTCCGCCGCACGCTCTGCAACCTCCTTGGCGCAGACATCGAAGGCGGCCTTATTCCAAACGATGACGCCCTCGTCGGCAGCATGGTGAAGAACATCTGCTACGCGAATGCGAAGGCTTACCTGGGGCTGAAGGTGTCCTGATCATACTTAGCCCCTCTGCCGGGTGCGTGTTGTTCTTTGATCCTCAAAAAGCGCTTGCTTCAACATGTGGGAATACTTCCACTGTTGAAGCGAGTCGAACGCCACAAACTGGTGGAGGCAGATGATCAGCCAGAAATGAAACTGGTAGAAGCCCTTTGAGCACTTGTGCCGCAGCCGCCGCTGCGCCACCCACGCTCCCGGCCAGCCGCCCGCAAGCTCCAGCAGATGCAGATGCATCTCCGGGATGCGCCACGCATCCATGCGCGCCTTGCGCTTGTCACTTCGATATGCCGCATACGTGATCAGTGACAAAGCGCAGACGTAGGTCACCAGTCTCCACATTTCCCAGCCTGTCTGCCGCCACGCATAGGCAGGCAGCACCAGCAGAGCGCCCAGAAGGCACAGCCCAGTCAGACGGAGATCCTCCACCTCACGTACCTGCACTGCATTTTGCGCGCACGGGCGGCATTCGGCATCCAGCCCCCAGTTAAAGCGAATCTCCTCCCCCACCCTCGGCGTGTGGTGCCACCTGGAAAAATCACGCCGATGCAGAAACAGCCGCTTGTCGTTAAACTTCAGCCAGCCAAACCCCTTGTCCGCATGCCACTCAACGACACGGGCCGTGTACTCAGGTTTGCGCGTTTCGGCGATCATTTTGGGAGGTGCCATGTCTGATGCGCCCCATCAGACGCG contains the following coding sequences:
- a CDS encoding DUF1592 domain-containing protein; translation: MPPVAPFLEQHCTECHDGDVKKGGLDLSALKFAPDDKKNFDTWVKVFDRVGKGEMPPAKKPRPEAGDQRQFLAALKTPLSGYERAQQANNGRTLLRRLNRTEYENTVHDLLGISLPLKHILPEDTPMHGFDTVAEGLRFSQLQIEKYLEAADAALDAAIVLSRRPEGINKRYSYKDEPAIRKNLDTPPGTLSDKTNPKSGHRVMFRETDKEVIMFTTGDYLVGLKQCRIPGPGLYRIRLSGNAFQTEGQPLTVMVYANNYKLKRLLSYCELPADKPREFEFTARLDGTEHIVVNCDYVGRDKKGQNIYNVGAAEFQGSGIAMQWIEVEGPLASEWPPASLKKALGDVPLKELDEKQRKFRDGKPLGYELAPQDVRQSVSTGLQSFASRAFRRPLEADEAAPYIALATQALDAGRGFEEAMRLGLRAILTSPAFLLLEEHPGRLSPYAVASRLSYFLTSSMPDDELMKAAASGQILKSAVLKAQTERLLKSPRSAAFVTNFVGQWLELRNIDATAPDAKLYPEYDMLLKLGMVTETEAFFSELLKHNLPVANFIQSDFAMLNNRLAEHYEVPGISGEQFRRVSLPAGSPRGGVLTHASVLKVTANGTVTSPVLRGAWVMKHLLGQPPPPPPASVGGIEPDTRGSTTIREQLTKHRDSESCASCHKNIDPPGFALESFDVIGGYRENYRSNEKGANAKRKLRGQNIWQYKEGLPVDASGELADGRTFKDIRDFKQLLLGQQDQVLRALAGSLVTYGTGAGIQFADREAIDTIANQTQAEGSGLRTLVHAVVQSPLFLSK
- a CDS encoding DUF1294 domain-containing protein; this translates as MAPPKMIAETRKPEYTARVVEWHADKGFGWLKFNDKRLFLHRRDFSRWHHTPRVGEEIRFNWGLDAECRPCAQNAVQVREVEDLRLTGLCLLGALLVLPAYAWRQTGWEMWRLVTYVCALSLITYAAYRSDKRKARMDAWRIPEMHLHLLELAGGWPGAWVAQRRLRHKCSKGFYQFHFWLIICLHQFVAFDSLQQWKYSHMLKQALFEDQRTTRTRQRG
- a CDS encoding pyridoxal phosphate-dependent aminotransferase: MDYDNKISTIIRDLPRSGIRDFFELVIGRSDVISLGVGEPDKPTPWPIREAVIRSLEKGQTSYTSNLGLEALRVGISEYVTKHFRTTYDPKTEILVTVGVSEALDIAFRAVLNPGDEVIYHEPCYVSYSPSIKMAYGVPVVVQTREENEFALMAEDVEKAITPKTKVIALNFPTNPTGGIMPHEELAKIAALAVKHDLFVFTDEIYSELLYDGRQHKSIVEFPGMRERTVLLHGFSKAFAMTGWRLGYACAPAPLREAMMKIHQYCMLCAPIMSQMAGIEALKMGEAAYEDMRQSYEQRRNLIVSRLNGMGLHCFNPGGAFYVFPEIRSTGLTSKEFAIQLLEKKSVAVVPGSAFSSAGEGFVRCCYATAPELIAKAMDLMEEFVNEVCGK
- a CDS encoding aminopeptidase, with product MKDIDVCRLEWMPYTGRMILTRNWFALLPVLLLCACSTVKFYTQAFSGQSEIWRKSRPNAEALADPSVAEHVKQRLKLIEELRAFAASDLHLPTKSFGKYCDLQRPYVVWVVYAAPEFSVEGKKWWYPLVGSLKYRGFFDEKDARQEADKLKAKGYDVFMGGVEAYSTLGYLADPVLNTFLHRSDADLAELIFHELTHAKVFVPGDTDFNEAFATANAEDGVRRWLRSKGDFKTLRAYEANLSKQREVVHLMLSTREKLKAVYAGSYPSVEEERKAKQRIFDDMLRKALADGPYVKLHIHHAARTWNNARINTVATYFTMVPGFERLLKEKGGDLEAFHREVHDMRKLNNEQRMKILGTPIPSHD
- the uxaC gene encoding glucuronate isomerase, producing the protein MSFIHDDFLLSTKSASRLYHTFAKDEPILDYHNHLPPKDIAENRQFKNLFEIWLEGDHYKWRAMRCNGVPEEFITGKASPRDKFLAWAKTVPHTLRNPLYHWTHLELKRYFGIDTLLDEKTAPAIWEQTEAALAKPEMSARGILRTQKVKALCTTDDPIDDLAHHQKCAADGFEVGVYPTFRPDKALAVHLPEAWNAWCDKLSSASGIEVKSYASLLDALKQRHDFFHSVGGRLSDHGLNYCHSNFVSDAEAERIFQKARSGTAASAQEQDQFASNIMLHIGRLNAARGWTMQLHLGPVRNNNSRLAREIGADVGCDSIGDYLQAETLSRFLDRLDTENALPKTVLYNVNPAHNYVFGTMAGNFADGTTPGKVQFGSGWWFVDQKEGMEWQINALSNLGLLSRFIGMLTDSRSFMSFPRHEYFRRTLCNLLGADIEGGLIPNDDALVGSMVKNICYANAKAYLGLKVS
- a CDS encoding DUF1552 domain-containing protein, coding for MITRPALSRRAFLHGSGVSLALPFLEAMMPRLTSAAGATPPKRMVFACASLGIYGPSFFPKETGRAYTLTPYLETLKDHRDDFTVLSGVSHPDQAGADGHTSEQTWLTSARGPGLGGFRNTVSIDQLVAEKIGHETRYPSLVLSTAGQGSQSYTRSGVMVPSSSKPSQVFAKLFLDGTPVEISNQMRKLKEGRSIMDTVMAEAKRFENRVGAADKEKLDEYYTSVREMEERMLKSEAWVQKPKPKVDAKPPTDVENEADLIARMRLLFDLIPLALQTDSTRAITVLIQGRGDVPLVKGVTMAHHNLSHHGQDPEKIEQLQRIERAEFEAFNGLLTALKAKKEANGTLLDNTMILLGSNLGNANSHDWHNLPLLFAGGGFKHGQHLAFDAKNNQPMCNLFVQMLQRMGIEADAFGSSTSTSLPGLVA
- a CDS encoding CCA tRNA nucleotidyltransferase encodes the protein MRDTAIKVITKLTQAGHTALLAGGCVRDMLLGREAKDYDVATSATPEQVVRLFPGAQTVGAHFGVVIVRLDHHHVEVATFRSDGSYSDGRRPDSVTYSTPEHDAQRRDFTINGLFFDPLKEEVIDYVGGQADLRMGLLRAIGVARDRFEEDHLRMLRAVRFATVLGFDIEHATWESICGLAPKIRSVSIERIREEFVKTMLSPNRVRGFDLLVNSGLMEQFLPEILVLQGCEQPPQFHPEGDVFIHTRLMLSLLPEQVSLPLVMSVLLHDIAKPATQTRDADTGRIRFNGHDKLGADMTGEIMRRMKFPNDVIEPTVVAVENHMVFKDVKKMRTAKLRRFMARPSFDDELALHRVDCMGSNGWLDNYDFLLAKREELAAEPMLPPRLITGADLIAQGWHAGKAMGRLLTTLQTLQLEGTLKTKEEALTWVAQNAPVPDVFETVEE
- the bla gene encoding subclass B3 metallo-beta-lactamase; amino-acid sequence: MTDTRFIRSFFHLLLLSLLPLGAYGIDTAAWTQPFPPHRIADNLYYVGSRDLASYLITTPQGHVLINSSLEESVPLIRDSVEKLGFKLTDIRILLISHAHSDHCAGSAEMLKLTGAKYYVMDEDADVVERGGASKSRVGKGDYTQFPAAKVDHRLKDGEEVKLGDAVLVARRTAGHTPGCTTWTMKVMDGGKALNAVVIGSPNVNPGYILVGNKNYPSIATDYEMTFRTLKALPVDLFLGAHGGYYGMEAKHAHLGRGKENPFIDPTGYMSYVLDREKAFLTEWEKQKKGK
- a CDS encoding Lrp/AsnC family transcriptional regulator; this translates as MDPLIEMLHNNSRRSHHEMAAALGLTESEVASRIAAAEADGTILGYSAVVDRLKAGHRGVTALIEVRIAPERDGGFDRLARRISKFDQVRECFLMSGGYDLAVIVEGKDLLDVATFVAEKLSTLGGVLSTATRFQLKAYKEGGFFANSGGDEERLPVSP